One window of the Daphnia pulex isolate KAP4 chromosome 8, ASM2113471v1 genome contains the following:
- the LOC124199721 gene encoding neuronal acetylcholine receptor subunit alpha-10-like isoform X2 produces MHSSRFRAVGTAAWLLLSLELILLLPEAVHSDHNEYRLLRHLMANYDSNARPVANSTKALQVVFGMSLHLIIDVDERNQILTTNCWLTQKWNDSHLTWNSSDYGGIHVVRIPYQRVWRPDIILYNNADAQYTSSVINTNVIVSDNGEVVWLSHGIFRSSCDINVEYFPFDLQSCKMKWASWTYDGFQIDLKKQTDEGDVSNYQTNGEFDLVDFEAIHHEEYYSCCPEPYPDITYVIKMKRRPLFYVFNLILPCLLINGIALLVFYVPSESGEKVTLGISSLLSMTVFLMTIRESLPPTEKTPLISLYYGVSICLVSFASGLSVVTLNLHHRGLRGTEVPYIMRRIILGGLARLVLLRFDVDERHSSPSSTPSSGGGGEHHHSGASGDPIPASRLASRNFNESPTKVCTSAGPDLRCTCGKSPHGGSSGRHVHQRAGRPSSSHQPPVGVSATRSSSGWFPATPLNGGPPSSRNSQERLRLRLQLEPRATDVYLDPDYNDKFQSADLDFLGIGPPSPKFYSRRVPSTPKAPHHHQQHPQQQPLLNPEPVSGSSSAEIGGGFGILSQGSIYEQRLTELMARVSTAVERNENRLEEQDRREAIALEWKQLALVCDRILLLTFVIITTVATCVVLTSSPYGP; encoded by the exons cttggctgctgctgtcactTGAGCTCATCCTCCTATTGCCGGAAGCTGTTCACTCGGATCACAACGAGTACCGACTCTTGCGCCATTTGATGGCCAATTACGACAGCAACGCTC GTCCTGTCGCCAATTCCACCAAAGCCCTTCAAGTGGTTTTCGGCATGTCACTCCATTTAATCATCGACGTG gacGAACGAAATCAAATACTAACGACAAACTGTTGGCTGACACAGAAATGGAACGACAGTCACTTGACCTGGAACTCGTCCGATTACG GAGGTATTCACGTGGTGAGAATCCCTTACCAGAGAGTCTGGAGACCGGACATTATCCTGTACAACAACGCCGATGCCCAGTACACGTCCAGCGTCATCAACACCAACGTCATCGTCTCGGACAACGGCGAG GTCGTCTGGCTGAGTCACGGCATTTTCCGCAGCTCGTGCGACATCAACGTCGAGTATTTCCCGTTCGACTTGCAGAGCTGCAAGATGAAATGGGCTTCCTGGACTTACGACGGATTCCAG ATCGATTTGAAGAAGCAAACGGACGAAGGGGACGTGAGCAACTACCAGACGAACGGCGAGTTCGACCTGGTGGATTTCGAAGCCATCCATCACGAGGAGTACTACAGCTGCTGCCCGGAGCCTTATCCGGACATCACTTACGTCATCAAAATGAAGCGCCGCCCACTGTTCTACGTCTTCAACTTGATCCTGCCCTGTCTGCTCATCAACGGCATCG CTTTACTGGTGTTTTACGTCCCGTCCGAGTCCGGCGAGAAAGTGACCCTGGGCATCAGTTCACTGCTGTCCATGACTGTCTTCCTCATGACCATCAGGGAAAGTTTGCCGCCAACCGAGAAGACTCCGCTCATCA GCTTGTATTACGGCGTCTCCATTTGCTTGGTGTCGTTCGCTTCGGGGCTGTCGGTGGTCACGTTGAATCTTCACCACCGCGGCTTGAGAGGCACTGAGGTGCCGTACATCATGCGCCGGATCATTCTGGGCGGGCTGGCCCGGCTGGTTTTGCTCCGCTTTGATGTCGACGAGAGACACTCGTCGCCGTCGTCCACGCCGAGTTCAGGCGGCGGAGGAGAACACCATCACTCCGGCGCTTCCGGAGATCCCATTCCGGCCAGCCGCTTGGCTTCCCGCAACTTCAACGAATCGCCGACTAAAGTTTGCACGTCGGCCGGCCCCGATCTCCGCTGCACTTGCGGCAAATCTCCACACGGCGGCAGCAGTGGCCGTCACGTTCATCAAAGGGCAGGACGTCCGTCATCATCACATCAGCCACCGGTCGGTGTCTCGGCCACGAGATCCTCCTCCGGCTGGTTCCCAGCGACGCCCCTCAATGGCGGTCCCCCAAGCAGCCGGAATTCTCAGGAGCGACTGCGCTTAAGACTCCAG TTGGAGCCGAGAGCGACCGACGTCTATTTGGATCCCGATTATAACGACAAATTCCAGTCGGCCGATCTGGATTTCCTGGGCATCGGTCCGCCGTCGCCCAAATTCTATTCCCGCCGCGTCCCATCAACGCCCAAAGCCCCGCATCACCATCAACAGCAtcctcagcagcagccgttATTGAATCCCGAACCAG TGAGTGGGTCGTCGTCTGCTGAAATTGGCGGCGGATTCGGAATCCTGAGCCAAGGCAGCATTTACGAGCAACGATTGACCGAGTTGATGGCCCGCGTGTCCACGGCCGTCGAGCGGAACGAGAACCGACTGGAAGAACAGGATCGCCGGGAGGCCATTGCGCTCGAATGGAAACAGCTGGCCCTCGTTTGCGACAg GATCCTATTGCTCACGTTCGTCATCATCACAACCGTCGCCACCTGCGTCGTGCTCACCTCGTCCCCGTACGGtccgtaa
- the LOC124199721 gene encoding neuronal acetylcholine receptor subunit alpha-10-like isoform X1 has product MHSSRFRAVGTAAWLLLSLELILLLPEAVHSDHNEYRLLRHLMANYDSNARPVANSTKALQVVFGMSLHLIIDVDERNQILTTNCWLTQKWNDSHLTWNSSDYGGIHVVRIPYQRVWRPDIILYNNADAQYTSSVINTNVIVSDNGEVVWLSHGIFRSSCDINVEYFPFDLQSCKMKWASWTYDGFQIDLKKQTDEGDVSNYQTNGEFDLVDFEAIHHEEYYSCCPEPYPDITYVIKMKRRPLFYVFNLILPCLLINGIALLVFYVPSESGEKVTLGISSLLSMTVFLMTIRESLPPTEKTPLISLYYGVSICLVSFASGLSVVTLNLHHRGLRGTEVPYIMRRIILGGLARLVLLRFDVDERHSSPSSTPSSGGGGEHHHSGASGDPIPASRLASRNFNESPTKVCTSAGPDLRCTCGKSPHGGSSGRHVHQRAGRPSSSHQPPVGVSATRSSSGWFPATPLNGGPPSSRNSQERLRLRLQELEPRATDVYLDPDYNDKFQSADLDFLGIGPPSPKFYSRRVPSTPKAPHHHQQHPQQQPLLNPEPVSGSSSAEIGGGFGILSQGSIYEQRLTELMARVSTAVERNENRLEEQDRREAIALEWKQLALVCDRILLLTFVIITTVATCVVLTSSPYGP; this is encoded by the exons cttggctgctgctgtcactTGAGCTCATCCTCCTATTGCCGGAAGCTGTTCACTCGGATCACAACGAGTACCGACTCTTGCGCCATTTGATGGCCAATTACGACAGCAACGCTC GTCCTGTCGCCAATTCCACCAAAGCCCTTCAAGTGGTTTTCGGCATGTCACTCCATTTAATCATCGACGTG gacGAACGAAATCAAATACTAACGACAAACTGTTGGCTGACACAGAAATGGAACGACAGTCACTTGACCTGGAACTCGTCCGATTACG GAGGTATTCACGTGGTGAGAATCCCTTACCAGAGAGTCTGGAGACCGGACATTATCCTGTACAACAACGCCGATGCCCAGTACACGTCCAGCGTCATCAACACCAACGTCATCGTCTCGGACAACGGCGAG GTCGTCTGGCTGAGTCACGGCATTTTCCGCAGCTCGTGCGACATCAACGTCGAGTATTTCCCGTTCGACTTGCAGAGCTGCAAGATGAAATGGGCTTCCTGGACTTACGACGGATTCCAG ATCGATTTGAAGAAGCAAACGGACGAAGGGGACGTGAGCAACTACCAGACGAACGGCGAGTTCGACCTGGTGGATTTCGAAGCCATCCATCACGAGGAGTACTACAGCTGCTGCCCGGAGCCTTATCCGGACATCACTTACGTCATCAAAATGAAGCGCCGCCCACTGTTCTACGTCTTCAACTTGATCCTGCCCTGTCTGCTCATCAACGGCATCG CTTTACTGGTGTTTTACGTCCCGTCCGAGTCCGGCGAGAAAGTGACCCTGGGCATCAGTTCACTGCTGTCCATGACTGTCTTCCTCATGACCATCAGGGAAAGTTTGCCGCCAACCGAGAAGACTCCGCTCATCA GCTTGTATTACGGCGTCTCCATTTGCTTGGTGTCGTTCGCTTCGGGGCTGTCGGTGGTCACGTTGAATCTTCACCACCGCGGCTTGAGAGGCACTGAGGTGCCGTACATCATGCGCCGGATCATTCTGGGCGGGCTGGCCCGGCTGGTTTTGCTCCGCTTTGATGTCGACGAGAGACACTCGTCGCCGTCGTCCACGCCGAGTTCAGGCGGCGGAGGAGAACACCATCACTCCGGCGCTTCCGGAGATCCCATTCCGGCCAGCCGCTTGGCTTCCCGCAACTTCAACGAATCGCCGACTAAAGTTTGCACGTCGGCCGGCCCCGATCTCCGCTGCACTTGCGGCAAATCTCCACACGGCGGCAGCAGTGGCCGTCACGTTCATCAAAGGGCAGGACGTCCGTCATCATCACATCAGCCACCGGTCGGTGTCTCGGCCACGAGATCCTCCTCCGGCTGGTTCCCAGCGACGCCCCTCAATGGCGGTCCCCCAAGCAGCCGGAATTCTCAGGAGCGACTGCGCTTAAGACTCCAG GAGTTGGAGCCGAGAGCGACCGACGTCTATTTGGATCCCGATTATAACGACAAATTCCAGTCGGCCGATCTGGATTTCCTGGGCATCGGTCCGCCGTCGCCCAAATTCTATTCCCGCCGCGTCCCATCAACGCCCAAAGCCCCGCATCACCATCAACAGCAtcctcagcagcagccgttATTGAATCCCGAACCAG TGAGTGGGTCGTCGTCTGCTGAAATTGGCGGCGGATTCGGAATCCTGAGCCAAGGCAGCATTTACGAGCAACGATTGACCGAGTTGATGGCCCGCGTGTCCACGGCCGTCGAGCGGAACGAGAACCGACTGGAAGAACAGGATCGCCGGGAGGCCATTGCGCTCGAATGGAAACAGCTGGCCCTCGTTTGCGACAg GATCCTATTGCTCACGTTCGTCATCATCACAACCGTCGCCACCTGCGTCGTGCTCACCTCGTCCCCGTACGGtccgtaa